The sequence GGTCTCTTTCACCGTGGCATCATACAATCGGGTACCTATTTCAACCCTTGGGCCCAACCCCAACACAAAGGAGTTTCCGCGCAGCGTGCACGTAAGGCAGCAGAATTGGTTGGCTGCGATGAGAACGCTCAATGGCCGGAGCTTTTGAGCTGTTTACGTGGCAAGAGCGCCAAAGCAATTGTTACCACACTCTATCAACTATTcgtaaatataaaaacaaaagctTGCATgtagacaaaaaaatatattttctgtcGCCTAGGAATGGGATTACGATCCCATGGTACCCTACCAACCGGTTGTGGAGCCTCTCCATGATAGCGCTTTCCTTACCGTTTCACCACGTGACGTGAGCGTGCCGCATGGATTTTCTTTACCCGTCATGATTGGCGCCACCTCAGAGGAGGGTTTGCTTAAAACTGCAGCAATACTGAATATACCCGGGCTCTTGGAGGAATACAAGCAGAAATTCTATACCATATTACCCATCGAACTGCAATACGATCATCACGCACCGGAAGTGCGTGCGGAAATAACACGAAAAATTGATGAATTCTACTTTAAAGACGGTCACAACTATGATAAATATAATCATATGAATTTCACCGATGTAAGTACATAAATTACTTTCTTCTTTTACCCTGTTACTCAAACATTTAACATACACTCGCTCACTAATCGCAGCTCATCTCAGATGGCTGGTTCCTTGCTGGAATCGATGAATACATACGTCAACTAGTGGCGGCCGAAAAATCAACGAAAACCCCACCGTTTTATGCGTATCTCTTTGAGCATCGCGGGCCAGCTAGTTTTTCAGAGCTATTCCATGGTGGAAGAGAGGATTATTATGGTAAGCTCAAATGAAAGAGTGATCTgtgtataatttaaaaaaaaattacttctttGGTTTTTCAAAAGGCGCTTGCCATGCTGAGGAGCTGCAGTATATCTTCCCGGTAGCTTCTGAGCTATTCGTTAGTGCCACGCCCACCACAGCTGATATAAAGCTACGTGCGGCTATACTACAGATGTGGGTGAATTTCGCTAGAGAAAGGTATGTTTTTTCTTAGCTTTCAGTGTGCTTTTTTCCTTATTGTCTTTCTCTCTCTCTTTTACTCAGCAATCCCACTCCGTCGAACTCTAAACTCGCACACTGGGACGCGGTAAGAGGTTATCCAATAAATTATGCCCGCTTAGGTCACAAATCAGCAGATGAATTTATTGTTCTTCAAATGGATCGTGGTTTATACGTTGATCGTATGAACTTTTGGTATCAACTCAAGCCCCACATTTCAGCCGAAGAGCGTAAGAGGAATGTGAAAGATGAATTGTAAAGTTGAAAAACTTTGAAGTTAAACTCATGCAGTAAAGTACGAGCATAGAAAAAGTTTAACTCATTCATTATAAGGATAAGTACAGGAAAGtatttgaaacaaataaaataattttaaataagacGTAAATAAAaccgtaaataaaataaaaaagaagctcTTGTCTCTATTCAGATATGCGGATATTACCATACCTGTTACTAATATTATTGGTGTTGCCCCAAATTCTTACCTTTAGCTCTACCTATTGATGTCCTCCTGAAGGCAAACCTGTACCAAAAAGTCGACAGAAAGGGGAAGATTTTCAGACCGGAACATATTCCTCTAGGTCTGAGAATGGCGACATCTTAGCAGGCGTACAAATTGGGCTTGAGGTGGGGAGGAAGCACTTCTACTCATTCCCATATAGCGACGGTGATTGGGAGACAATGTACTTCCGGCCGAGCCGCTCAAACATAGAGGCGTAGGgttggtaaagagcatgcatcaATACTTATGCATAATGTGGTCAGACGGTCGCAGTCCATAATAATGGCGATTACGCAAACAGCGCTAATTACCGCGCAAATCATTAGGATGATATCGCATGTAAGGTTATATCTATCGTATTGCGCCAAAAACTGAGGTCCAAAGACAACGAACTCATTGAACATTATCGTTGCTCCTTCAGATCTCATAAATCTACTCTCCTCCAGATCATCACGATACATCAAATTCTGGtgaagactcacgataagagaatcgtCGTATTTTTGTTGGCCTGAAAGTATGTAGCTTCTGATAGCGCGAAATAAAATTGCCTATACATCTGAATTTTATTTCGCCGCAAAGCTTTTATGGTTTTGCCAAATGTCGTGAAGCAACACCACCAGCATCGAAAGAATTTGAAAGCACCTTTGCGTGCTGTTATAtcctcttccagtttgcgtcgtgctccttttaatttttcttacaaattggcgggacgggacctacatgttttacgcccaACGgcctctgcaaggcagatgaatttccactgagaagcttttcttggcagaaatacattcggactgtttgccaaatcacttccgagggacgaccccgcttagaaaaactgttttctaattgaaacaacttttttctaaagtttcgaTGTTGCaggcggtgtggtaggcggagcacgctaccacaccAGGGCGCCCGCTGTTATAAGGGCGTACAAATACCGTAAGTCCCGCATTCTCTTAGACAAAGAGAGGGTTTTGCTGTGAACCATAGCAGGGCGAAGTAATTGCAGTCATTCGTGCTCTTGGAGGTGATGTCACTGAAAGGAGAAGCACTGCTGCCTACTTTGAATTTACAGGGCAATTACAAAGAAAAAGGTCAAGGGGTCTGCCTACGTTGTCAACGGCGTATATAGACAGTCTAATGACTAGCTATAGGAATTTTAAGCAGACATTAACAAAATGCTACGAACAAAAGGTTGGTATATTCGTTGGCCCTGTTGTTCTAGCCTAGAAAGTATTTCTTTAGATACCCATATTTAAAAGCAGTGGAAAATTGGGGAGAGGGGGGGCTTGTTTTTGGCTCACAGATCACTTATGACTCCAATGccttcatccactagcttagaagagGTTGTGTTAGACTGCAAGACATTTAAGGCTGCTTGACGATGTGACATAATGAGAGTACTCCTCTTAAGATTAGCCTCATTGTAGACATtgtctaccgcaaacttctattgcatggat is a genomic window of Eurosta solidaginis isolate ZX-2024a chromosome 4, ASM4086904v1, whole genome shotgun sequence containing:
- the LOC137250449 gene encoding venom carboxylesterase-6; this translates as MLTRNDRHLIEMLPIKQKQRRHVHQQRRSHPLSNEHNVGYLTVTTIFSIALFLLTLSVCFDTISARTSDILKVKLPHGGVLVGRHRVSHKGRHMRAFMGVPYAEPPVGELRFKPPVPHAPWAGERQATQDSPKCIQRDPYRRDLDIEGSEDCLYLNVYTPEDLPPNTPLPVMVYFHGGGFQCGAGISSFYGPDFLLDHDVILVIGNYRVGPLGFLSTETLDCPGNFGLKDQVEILRWVQQNIAAFGGNANSVTIFGNSAGGASVTYHMLSNSSKGLFHRGIIQSGTYFNPWAQPQHKGVSAQRARKAAELVGCDENAQWPELLSCLRGKSAKAIVTTLYQLFEWDYDPMVPYQPVVEPLHDSAFLTVSPRDVSVPHGFSLPVMIGATSEEGLLKTAAILNIPGLLEEYKQKFYTILPIELQYDHHAPEVRAEITRKIDEFYFKDGHNYDKYNHMNFTDLISDGWFLAGIDEYIRQLVAAEKSTKTPPFYAYLFEHRGPASFSELFHGGREDYYGACHAEELQYIFPVASELFVSATPTTADIKLRAAILQMWVNFARESNPTPSNSKLAHWDAVRGYPINYARLGHKSADEFIVLQMDRGLYVDRMNFWYQLKPHISAEERKRNVKDEL